One genomic segment of Kocuria rhizophila DC2201 includes these proteins:
- a CDS encoding PP2C family protein-serine/threonine phosphatase yields the protein MTVPLTIRSGGVTDRGLRRETNEDALIVTDTMCAVADGMGGHEAGEVASALCVSTLGASELFTLEDFRDYRIVEPEPSSDVARFRATIDRQLKLDPEIPHEVIEAVRRVRSVLWEADHAIQAECGTRAGTTVTGAWLVQIEGVWLWLVFNVGDSRTYQLTGPGVGQPVTEQTGPVGVNQLTVDHSEVQYLVSIGQLTPAQALVHPRRNVITRALGTGQIWEPDVVVLPAVPGQRLLMCSDGLTGELSPAHIARVLHSVQHPKEAADVLVQAALRTGGRDNVTLVVADVLTADDPRANTSSIPRVR from the coding sequence ATGACCGTTCCCCTGACCATCCGATCGGGCGGCGTCACCGACCGCGGGCTGCGTCGCGAGACCAACGAGGACGCCCTGATCGTCACCGACACCATGTGCGCGGTGGCGGACGGCATGGGCGGGCACGAGGCCGGGGAGGTGGCCAGCGCGCTGTGCGTGTCCACCCTGGGCGCCTCGGAGCTGTTCACCCTCGAGGACTTCCGTGACTACCGGATCGTGGAGCCCGAGCCGAGCTCGGACGTCGCCCGGTTCCGCGCGACCATCGACCGGCAGCTCAAGCTGGACCCGGAGATCCCCCACGAGGTGATCGAGGCCGTGCGCCGGGTGCGCTCCGTGCTGTGGGAGGCGGACCACGCCATCCAGGCCGAGTGCGGGACCCGCGCGGGGACCACGGTCACGGGGGCGTGGCTCGTGCAGATCGAGGGCGTCTGGCTGTGGCTCGTGTTCAACGTGGGGGACTCCCGCACCTACCAGCTCACCGGGCCGGGCGTGGGGCAGCCGGTCACGGAGCAGACCGGGCCCGTGGGCGTCAACCAGCTCACCGTGGACCACTCCGAGGTGCAGTACCTGGTGTCGATCGGCCAGCTCACCCCCGCCCAGGCGCTCGTGCACCCGCGGCGCAACGTGATCACCCGCGCCCTGGGCACGGGCCAGATCTGGGAGCCGGACGTCGTGGTGCTCCCCGCCGTCCCGGGCCAGCGGCTGCTCATGTGCTCGGACGGCCTCACGGGGGAGCTCTCCCCAGCGCACATCGCCCGCGTGCTGCACTCGGTGCAGCACCCCAAGGAGGCCGCGGACGTCCTGGTCCAGGCCGCGCTGCGCACGGGCGGGCGGGACAACGTGACCCTCGTGGTCGCGGACGTGCTCACCGCAGACGACCCCCGCGCGAACACGAGTTCCATCCCGCGCGTGCGCTGA
- a CDS encoding adenylate/guanylate cyclase domain-containing protein gives MADDTSEHSDQFVTGPQTEQLNLNLNNPVQSNLYGSEESKAAVRHLDSLLLGSQRHLRRREAAKEAGLSTASARKIWRALGFPNLTDDDVYFTGEDVRALRVVSDMVQNGALSEEAALSLARSVAQLTDRMVVWQIEALVEDMVAHRDMTDARARRELLTLLPELLGPLQQLLDYAWRRQLSAAVQRLAMRGERPDGSTVILHDAAPDVGGAALPLARGVGFADLVSYTSLSRQMNERTLANLVQRFEKRCAEVISIGGGRVIKTIGDEVMFLSETPEGGAQISLALARIIKEDPLLPQARVAFVWGRVLPRLGDLYGPTVNLASRLVALTEPGGVVVDESTARVLRGDERFVLDPQPTRNVRGFGDVRPVAISQGSGPLLEDEVE, from the coding sequence GTGGCTGACGACACCTCGGAACACTCGGACCAGTTCGTGACGGGCCCCCAGACCGAGCAGCTCAACCTCAACCTCAACAACCCCGTGCAGTCCAACCTGTACGGCTCCGAGGAGTCCAAGGCGGCCGTGCGCCACCTCGACTCCCTGCTGCTGGGCTCCCAGCGCCACCTGCGGCGCCGCGAGGCCGCGAAGGAGGCGGGGCTCTCCACGGCCTCGGCCCGCAAGATCTGGCGCGCCCTGGGCTTCCCGAACCTCACCGACGACGACGTCTACTTCACGGGCGAGGACGTCCGCGCCCTGCGCGTGGTCTCCGACATGGTCCAGAACGGTGCCCTCAGTGAGGAGGCGGCGCTGTCCCTCGCGCGCTCCGTGGCGCAGCTGACCGACCGCATGGTGGTGTGGCAGATCGAGGCCCTCGTGGAGGACATGGTCGCCCACCGGGACATGACCGACGCCCGTGCCCGCCGCGAGCTGCTCACCCTGCTGCCCGAGCTGCTGGGCCCCCTGCAGCAGCTGCTGGACTACGCGTGGCGGCGCCAGCTCTCGGCGGCCGTCCAGCGCCTGGCCATGCGCGGCGAGCGCCCGGACGGCTCCACGGTGATCCTGCACGACGCCGCTCCGGACGTCGGCGGCGCGGCCCTGCCCCTCGCGCGCGGGGTCGGCTTCGCGGACCTCGTGTCCTACACGTCCCTGTCCCGGCAGATGAACGAGCGCACCCTGGCCAACCTGGTGCAGCGCTTCGAGAAGCGCTGCGCGGAGGTCATCTCGATCGGTGGGGGCCGCGTGATCAAGACCATCGGGGACGAGGTCATGTTCCTGTCCGAGACCCCCGAGGGCGGAGCGCAGATCTCGCTCGCCCTCGCGCGGATCATCAAGGAGGACCCGCTGCTGCCGCAGGCGCGCGTTGCCTTCGTGTGGGGCCGTGTGCTGCCGCGCCTCGGGGACCTCTACGGTCCCACCGTGAACCTCGCGTCCCGGCTCGTGGCACTCACGGAGCCGGGCGGCGTGGTGGTGGACGAGTCCACCGCCCGCGTGCTGCGCGGGGACGAGCGCTTCGTGCTCGACCCGCAGCCCACCCGCAACGTGCGGGGCTTCGGGGACGTCCGCCCCGTGGCCATCTCCCAGGGCTCCGGGCCCCTACTGGAAGACGAGGTCGAATGA
- a CDS encoding biotin--[acetyl-CoA-carboxylase] ligase — MEATGHSPAADYREAPLEDALRGHGYREVTVLDSVDSTNTWLAQSIADRGGRGEGLAAVVTGFQSRGRGRLDRQWVTPPGAAVTFSVACTPVDRTGRAWEPQLVPWLTLLMAYAVTGAVRDLTGVPAVLKWPNDVLVRERKLCGVLATMVAPAAGTAPTVVVGAGLNVTQRELPVPTATSLALEADAAPTRPALLTAVLARFAETLERASEDPARQLGPGGPLRRDLEARVDTLGREVSLQLPGASAPLLATATGLGTSGQLVVRARDGREHEYSAGEVVHVRPAAAGHSARTPEDTHRTGSESGPAVPPAAHPSALATDPSAPTTGPLTTPPAPVPEPPSPGARPEPRA, encoded by the coding sequence ATGGAAGCCACCGGGCACAGCCCCGCCGCCGACTACCGCGAGGCGCCGCTCGAGGACGCCCTGCGCGGCCACGGGTACCGGGAGGTCACGGTGCTGGACAGTGTGGACTCCACCAACACGTGGCTCGCGCAGAGCATCGCGGACCGGGGCGGGCGCGGGGAGGGCCTCGCGGCGGTCGTCACCGGCTTCCAGTCCCGGGGCAGAGGTCGGCTGGACCGGCAGTGGGTCACCCCGCCCGGCGCGGCCGTCACCTTCTCCGTGGCGTGCACTCCCGTGGACCGCACGGGGCGTGCGTGGGAGCCGCAGCTCGTCCCGTGGCTCACCCTGCTCATGGCGTACGCGGTGACCGGGGCGGTGCGGGACCTCACCGGAGTGCCCGCCGTGCTGAAGTGGCCCAACGACGTCCTGGTTCGCGAGCGCAAGCTGTGCGGCGTGCTGGCCACCATGGTGGCGCCCGCCGCCGGCACCGCCCCCACGGTGGTGGTGGGCGCGGGCCTGAACGTGACCCAGCGCGAGCTGCCCGTGCCCACGGCCACCTCCCTCGCGCTGGAGGCCGACGCCGCTCCCACCCGCCCCGCGCTGCTCACCGCGGTGCTCGCGCGCTTCGCCGAGACGCTCGAGAGGGCCTCCGAGGACCCGGCGCGCCAGCTCGGACCGGGCGGCCCCCTCCGCCGCGACCTCGAGGCGCGCGTGGACACGCTCGGCCGCGAGGTGAGCCTGCAGCTGCCCGGCGCGTCCGCGCCGCTGCTCGCCACCGCCACGGGACTCGGCACCTCGGGCCAGCTGGTCGTGCGCGCACGGGACGGACGCGAGCACGAGTACTCCGCGGGGGAGGTGGTGCACGTGCGGCCCGCCGCGGCCGGTCATTCCGCCCGGACGCCCGAGGACACCCACCGCACCGGGTCCGAGAGCGGCCCCGCCGTGCCCCCGGCCGCGCACCCGTCGGCTCTGGCCACCGACCCGTCGGCCCCGACCACCGGTCCGCTCACGACGCCGCCCGCCCCCGTTCCCGAGCCGCCCTCGCCCGGCGCGCGCCCGGAGCCGCGGGCATGA
- a CDS encoding YciI family protein has translation MSVFALHYTYGGPPELLAEHRPAHRAFLRELHERGVNLASGPLGDDAALVVLEAADAAEVERLIQDDPLVVHGVVTEHTVREWSVTIGAVGGA, from the coding sequence ATGAGCGTCTTCGCCCTGCACTACACCTACGGCGGCCCGCCCGAGCTGCTCGCCGAGCACCGCCCCGCCCACCGCGCGTTCCTGCGCGAGCTGCACGAGCGCGGCGTCAACCTGGCCTCGGGCCCGCTGGGGGACGACGCCGCCCTGGTCGTCCTCGAGGCCGCGGACGCCGCGGAGGTGGAACGACTCATCCAGGACGATCCCCTCGTGGTCCACGGCGTGGTCACCGAGCACACGGTGCGCGAGTGGTCCGTGACCATCGGGGCCGTGGGCGGCGCCTGA
- a CDS encoding acyl-CoA carboxylase subunit beta: protein MSHDLSTTAGKIADFRQRREQAAAPAGQGAVEKQHSRGKNTARERIEMLLDPDSFVEFDALAVHHSTMFGMEKKKLPGDGVVSGYGTVDGRLVAVYSQDFGVFGGSLSQVNGEKIVKVQKFALRNGCPVIGINDGGGARIQEGVASLAMFADIFRMNVRASGVIPQISLIMGPCAGGAAYSPALTDFVVMVDKTSHMFITGPDVIKTVTGESVDMETLGGARSHNERTGTAAYLASDEQDAFDFVHELLEYLPGNNLQDSPVLDHDQVDEVTDEDLALDELIPDSANQPYDMRTVIETVVDDGQFMQIQELYAPNVMVGYARVEGHTVGIVANQPMQFAGTLDIAASEKAARFVRHCDAFNIPILTFVDVPGFLPGTDQEFNGIIRRGAKLLYAYAEATVPLVTLITRKAYGGAYIVMGSKKLGADINLAWPTAQIGVMGSQGAVEILYRRDLKAAQDNGEDDAALRAELARQFEEDLLNPYQAAELGYVDAVICPSETREQIVKALRGLADKRASQPAKKHGNIPL, encoded by the coding sequence ATGAGCCACGACCTGTCCACCACAGCAGGCAAGATCGCCGACTTCCGGCAGCGCCGCGAGCAGGCCGCCGCGCCGGCAGGACAGGGCGCCGTGGAGAAGCAGCACTCCCGCGGCAAGAACACCGCGCGCGAGCGCATCGAGATGCTGCTGGACCCGGACTCCTTCGTGGAGTTCGACGCCCTGGCCGTGCACCACAGCACCATGTTCGGCATGGAGAAGAAGAAGCTGCCCGGTGACGGCGTGGTCAGCGGCTACGGCACCGTGGACGGGCGCCTGGTGGCCGTGTACTCCCAGGACTTCGGGGTCTTCGGCGGCTCCCTGTCCCAGGTCAACGGCGAGAAGATCGTCAAGGTGCAGAAGTTCGCGCTGCGCAACGGCTGCCCCGTGATCGGCATCAATGACGGCGGCGGCGCCCGCATCCAGGAGGGTGTGGCCTCCCTGGCGATGTTCGCCGACATCTTCCGCATGAACGTGCGCGCCTCCGGTGTGATCCCGCAGATCTCGCTGATCATGGGCCCGTGCGCGGGCGGTGCGGCGTACTCTCCCGCCCTGACCGACTTCGTGGTGATGGTGGACAAGACCTCCCACATGTTCATCACCGGCCCGGACGTGATCAAGACCGTCACGGGCGAGAGCGTGGACATGGAGACCCTGGGCGGTGCCCGCTCGCACAACGAGCGCACCGGCACGGCCGCGTACCTGGCCTCCGACGAGCAGGACGCCTTCGACTTCGTGCACGAGCTGCTGGAGTACCTGCCCGGCAACAACCTGCAGGACTCCCCCGTGCTGGACCACGACCAGGTGGACGAGGTCACGGACGAGGACCTCGCCCTGGACGAGCTGATCCCGGACTCCGCGAACCAGCCCTACGACATGCGCACCGTGATCGAGACGGTCGTGGACGACGGCCAGTTCATGCAGATCCAGGAGCTCTACGCCCCCAACGTGATGGTGGGCTACGCGCGGGTGGAGGGCCACACCGTGGGGATCGTGGCCAACCAGCCCATGCAGTTCGCCGGCACCCTGGACATCGCCGCGTCCGAGAAGGCCGCACGCTTCGTGCGCCACTGCGACGCCTTCAACATCCCGATCCTCACGTTCGTGGACGTCCCCGGGTTCCTGCCCGGCACGGACCAGGAGTTCAACGGCATCATCCGCCGCGGCGCCAAGCTGCTCTACGCGTACGCGGAGGCCACGGTCCCGCTGGTCACGCTCATCACCCGCAAGGCTTACGGCGGCGCGTACATCGTGATGGGCTCCAAGAAGCTCGGGGCGGACATCAACCTCGCGTGGCCCACCGCCCAGATCGGGGTCATGGGCTCCCAGGGCGCGGTGGAGATCCTCTACCGCCGGGACCTCAAGGCCGCCCAGGACAACGGCGAGGACGACGCCGCCCTGCGCGCCGAGCTGGCCCGCCAGTTCGAGGAGGACCTCCTCAACCCGTACCAGGCCGCCGAGCTCGGCTACGTGGACGCCGTGATCTGCCCCTCCGAGACCCGCGAGCAGATCGTCAAGGCCCTGCGCGGACTGGCGGACAAGCGCGCCTCGCAGCCCGCCAAGAAGCACGGGAACATCCCGCTGTGA
- a CDS encoding acyl-CoA carboxylase subunit epsilon: MTPTQAAGSPRDDARSTPHGAPTANHGASVSDPRTAAVAALPETAAAQEPLFTVTRGNPGPEELAALTAVLTALPAPQEERPARPTRAPRPQSRRLRLGLRLRPGRGAWRWTQPER, from the coding sequence GTGACGCCCACGCAGGCCGCGGGCTCGCCCCGGGACGACGCCCGCTCAACGCCGCACGGTGCGCCGACCGCGAATCACGGCGCGTCGGTCAGCGACCCCCGCACGGCGGCGGTCGCCGCCCTGCCGGAGACCGCGGCCGCCCAGGAACCCCTGTTCACGGTGACCCGCGGCAACCCGGGGCCGGAGGAGCTGGCCGCGCTCACCGCGGTGCTCACCGCCCTGCCCGCGCCCCAGGAGGAACGCCCGGCACGTCCCACTCGGGCACCCCGCCCGCAGTCGCGCCGGCTCCGGCTCGGCCTGCGCCTGCGCCCCGGGCGCGGGGCATGGCGGTGGACGCAGCCGGAGCGCTAA
- a CDS encoding MauE/DoxX family redox-associated membrane protein translates to MPAIATSALVSLAAVLLLSGAAKLLAPSTGRTILDTAPLPGALRAPWVQRALPWCEVLLAAALCVSAGPLLTVAAGLTTVLFAAFTVVVHRGTRAPDPASCGCFGELSRAAVSRRTVVRNVAFTLTAALALVLTLTRFHGPALELPWWGAVAVGIPLVLVLLTLWSEGSRRAPDAAHDVADVPPLPPQLRAHDDAAASSDARQADGPADGPGDRPGAEPDERAAGAPGGVESGTEDATEDYERLPIPYATLTDADGRTVTLRDLAASRARALFGVSSTCGWCAPVVERLAAAGGAIGPVAVHTVVTGEDERAPLSGNLPAGALVDRHAEMGTVFQHPGPPWAVVLGADGLLAGGPVSGSGAVLELLDELEERFAG, encoded by the coding sequence GTGCCTGCCATCGCCACCTCCGCCCTCGTCAGCCTCGCCGCCGTCCTGCTCCTGAGCGGTGCCGCGAAACTCCTGGCCCCGAGCACCGGGCGGACCATCCTCGACACGGCACCCCTGCCCGGTGCGCTGCGCGCCCCCTGGGTCCAGCGCGCGCTGCCGTGGTGCGAGGTGCTGCTCGCCGCCGCGCTGTGCGTGAGCGCCGGGCCGCTGCTGACCGTGGCCGCGGGCCTCACCACCGTACTGTTCGCCGCCTTCACCGTGGTGGTGCACCGCGGCACCAGGGCCCCGGACCCGGCCTCGTGCGGGTGCTTCGGTGAGCTCTCCCGCGCGGCGGTCTCACGTCGCACGGTGGTGCGCAACGTGGCGTTCACCCTCACAGCCGCACTCGCCCTGGTGCTCACCCTCACCAGGTTCCACGGCCCGGCGCTCGAACTCCCGTGGTGGGGTGCGGTGGCCGTAGGCATCCCCCTGGTCCTTGTGCTGCTGACCCTGTGGAGCGAGGGCTCCCGGCGTGCCCCCGACGCGGCGCACGACGTCGCGGACGTCCCCCCGCTGCCCCCGCAGCTGCGAGCGCACGACGACGCCGCGGCGTCGTCCGACGCGCGGCAGGCCGATGGACCCGCCGACGGACCCGGGGACCGGCCCGGCGCGGAACCCGACGAGCGTGCGGCAGGTGCGCCGGGCGGCGTCGAGTCCGGGACGGAGGACGCCACGGAGGACTACGAACGGCTCCCCATCCCCTACGCCACGCTGACGGACGCCGACGGGCGCACCGTGACCCTGCGCGACCTCGCCGCCTCCCGGGCACGGGCGCTGTTCGGGGTGAGCTCCACGTGCGGGTGGTGCGCCCCCGTGGTCGAGCGGCTCGCGGCGGCGGGCGGTGCGATCGGCCCGGTGGCGGTGCACACCGTCGTGACCGGTGAGGACGAGCGCGCGCCGCTGTCCGGGAACCTCCCCGCGGGCGCGCTCGTGGACCGGCACGCGGAGATGGGCACGGTGTTCCAGCACCCGGGGCCCCCGTGGGCCGTGGTGCTGGGTGCGGACGGGCTGCTCGCCGGCGGACCGGTGAGCGGCAGCGGCGCGGTGCTGGAGCTGCTGGACGAGCTCGAGGAGCGCTTCGCCGGGTGA
- a CDS encoding DUF885 domain-containing protein produces the protein MTTSENAPRTPEPLAPLGSAQRTATAADRLAETYFHESLALNPSEATFLGFPGHETEYPDFGPAGRAARAELVRSTLARLDEVSPEDDVDRVTLHAMRNELELERDRHEADLDVSAVNNIESPVQGIRQVLDAMPRETEQDWAHIAGRMANIPAALEQYRAGLDEAVSLDRPPSAPQIVEASQQAEQYASDDGFFASLVADPAAPESLRDELRTASDAARAAYRDIARILREDFAPVARESDACGIEDYRLHLASFLGARRDPREVYDWAVQKLLELDAEQRDVADRILPGATVQEAMAALNADPQRQLHSPEELQAWMQKLSDTALAEMAGTHFEITEPMSTLECCIAPTHDGIIYYTPPSADFSRPGRMWWSVPEGVSQHNTWEETTTVYHEGIPGHHLQCATALANAGELNEWRRMGIWVSGHGEGWALYAERLMDELGFLGDPGDRMGMLDSQRLRTVRVIFDVGFHCGFEIPEALGEMLGGARAGEVWTPEDGWKFLRHNVAMAEGTLRFEWLRYMGWPGQAPSYRIGLQMWLDAREQAMAREGQDFDLKRFHSRALRLGSVGLDTLTYALAL, from the coding sequence GTGACCACATCTGAGAACGCACCCCGGACCCCGGAACCCCTCGCACCCCTGGGTTCCGCGCAGCGCACCGCCACCGCCGCGGACCGCCTCGCCGAGACCTACTTCCACGAGAGCCTTGCCCTGAACCCGAGCGAGGCCACGTTCCTGGGCTTCCCCGGGCACGAGACCGAGTACCCCGACTTCGGCCCCGCCGGCCGCGCGGCCCGGGCCGAGCTCGTCCGCAGCACGCTCGCGCGCCTCGACGAGGTCAGCCCGGAGGACGATGTGGACCGCGTGACGCTGCACGCCATGCGCAACGAGCTCGAACTGGAGCGCGACCGCCATGAGGCCGACCTGGACGTCTCCGCGGTCAACAACATCGAGTCCCCCGTGCAGGGCATCCGCCAGGTGCTCGACGCCATGCCCCGGGAGACCGAGCAGGACTGGGCGCACATCGCCGGGCGCATGGCCAACATCCCCGCCGCCCTGGAGCAGTACCGCGCGGGACTGGACGAGGCCGTGTCCCTGGACCGCCCGCCGTCGGCCCCGCAGATCGTGGAGGCGTCCCAGCAGGCCGAGCAGTACGCGTCCGACGACGGCTTCTTCGCCTCCCTCGTGGCGGATCCCGCCGCCCCGGAGTCCCTGCGGGACGAGCTGCGCACCGCGTCCGACGCCGCCCGAGCCGCCTACCGGGACATCGCCCGGATCCTGCGCGAGGACTTCGCCCCGGTGGCCCGGGAGTCGGACGCGTGCGGGATCGAGGACTACCGGCTGCACCTCGCGTCCTTCCTGGGTGCGCGCCGCGACCCCCGCGAGGTCTACGACTGGGCCGTGCAGAAGCTGCTGGAGCTGGACGCCGAGCAGCGTGACGTGGCCGACCGGATCCTGCCCGGAGCCACCGTGCAGGAGGCCATGGCCGCCCTGAACGCGGATCCGCAACGGCAGCTGCACTCCCCCGAGGAGCTGCAGGCGTGGATGCAGAAGCTCTCGGACACCGCGCTGGCCGAAATGGCCGGGACGCACTTCGAGATCACCGAGCCCATGAGCACGCTGGAGTGCTGCATCGCCCCCACGCACGACGGGATCATCTACTACACCCCGCCGAGCGCGGACTTCTCCCGACCCGGACGCATGTGGTGGTCCGTGCCGGAGGGGGTCTCCCAGCACAACACGTGGGAGGAGACCACCACCGTCTACCACGAGGGCATCCCGGGCCACCACCTGCAGTGCGCCACCGCCCTGGCCAACGCGGGCGAGCTCAACGAGTGGCGCCGCATGGGCATCTGGGTCTCCGGCCACGGTGAGGGTTGGGCGCTGTACGCCGAGCGGCTCATGGACGAGCTCGGTTTCCTGGGGGACCCCGGGGACCGCATGGGCATGCTCGACTCCCAGCGGCTGCGCACCGTGCGCGTGATCTTCGACGTGGGCTTCCACTGCGGCTTCGAGATCCCCGAGGCGCTCGGGGAGATGCTCGGCGGCGCCCGCGCCGGAGAGGTCTGGACCCCCGAGGACGGCTGGAAGTTCCTGCGCCACAACGTGGCCATGGCCGAGGGCACGCTGCGCTTCGAGTGGCTGCGCTACATGGGCTGGCCCGGGCAGGCGCCCTCCTACCGGATCGGGCTGCAGATGTGGCTCGACGCCCGCGAGCAGGCGATGGCGCGCGAGGGCCAGGACTTCGACCTCAAGCGCTTCCACAGCCGCGCGCTGCGGCTGGGCTCCGTGGGCTTGGACACACTGACCTACGCCCTCGCGCTGTGA
- a CDS encoding dicarboxylate/amino acid:cation symporter, with protein sequence MNSAESTRRLPRWMTSFGWQILIALVLGVLLGSVAAAMGGDAEESPNWLMTTLDTIGSSYVTILKAAVVPLVVTAVISSIANLRDVSNAARLAWKTLMWFAITSLIAVVIGMVLGVLAQPGVGTGQAQPGAYSGTEGSWLAFLKGLIPVNVLGLETTSKVLDPETVKTSVNFNILQILVVSLVVGIAALKTGKAAAPFLTFMQSGLAIMQKVVWWIIRLAPLGTLGLIGTAVFEYGWTSMGSLVKFVLTIYVGLLLVAFVVYPVLVKLNGLSVKQFFTGVWPAMQMGFVSRSSLGTMPVTQHVSERNLGVPTHYASFAIPLGATTKMDGCAAVYPAVAAIFVAQFYGVDLTPMHFVLIALVSVLGSAATAGTTGATVMLTLTLSTLGLPLDGVGLLLAVDPIIDMGRTALNVTGQALVAAIVSKREGILDMDLYNAPRHGDFGNDDAASSDPELATASSSGASAHAPTGTSDGQRTE encoded by the coding sequence ATGAATTCCGCAGAAAGTACCCGCCGTCTCCCGCGCTGGATGACGTCCTTCGGGTGGCAGATCCTCATTGCCCTCGTGCTGGGTGTCCTCCTCGGGTCCGTGGCGGCAGCCATGGGCGGGGACGCCGAGGAGAGCCCCAACTGGCTCATGACCACCCTGGACACCATCGGTTCCAGCTACGTCACGATCCTCAAGGCCGCCGTGGTGCCGCTGGTCGTGACCGCCGTCATCTCCTCGATTGCCAACCTGCGTGACGTCTCCAACGCGGCCCGCCTCGCGTGGAAGACCCTCATGTGGTTCGCCATCACATCCCTGATCGCCGTGGTGATCGGCATGGTGCTCGGCGTCCTCGCCCAGCCCGGCGTGGGCACGGGCCAGGCGCAGCCCGGTGCGTACTCCGGCACCGAGGGCTCCTGGCTCGCGTTCCTCAAGGGCCTGATCCCCGTGAACGTCCTGGGCCTGGAGACCACCTCCAAGGTCCTGGACCCGGAGACCGTGAAGACCTCCGTGAACTTCAACATCCTGCAGATCCTGGTGGTCTCCCTGGTGGTCGGCATCGCCGCACTGAAGACCGGCAAGGCCGCCGCCCCGTTCCTCACCTTCATGCAGTCCGGCCTCGCCATCATGCAGAAGGTCGTGTGGTGGATCATCCGCCTCGCCCCCCTCGGCACCCTCGGCCTGATCGGCACCGCCGTGTTCGAGTACGGCTGGACCTCCATGGGCTCACTCGTGAAGTTCGTGCTGACCATCTACGTGGGCCTGCTGCTCGTGGCGTTCGTGGTCTACCCGGTGCTCGTGAAGCTCAACGGCCTGTCGGTAAAGCAGTTCTTCACCGGCGTGTGGCCGGCCATGCAGATGGGCTTCGTCTCCCGCTCCTCGCTGGGCACCATGCCTGTGACCCAGCACGTCAGCGAGCGCAACCTGGGCGTGCCCACGCACTACGCGTCCTTCGCCATCCCGCTTGGCGCCACCACCAAGATGGACGGTTGCGCGGCCGTGTACCCCGCCGTCGCGGCCATCTTCGTGGCACAGTTCTACGGGGTTGACCTCACGCCCATGCACTTCGTGCTGATCGCCCTGGTCTCCGTGCTCGGCTCCGCAGCGACGGCCGGGACCACAGGCGCCACCGTAATGCTGACACTGACGCTGTCCACCCTGGGCCTGCCCCTGGACGGTGTGGGCCTGCTGCTCGCCGTGGACCCGATCATCGACATGGGCCGCACTGCCCTCAACGTGACCGGCCAGGCGCTCGTGGCGGCCATCGTCTCCAAGCGCGAGGGCATCCTGGACATGGACCTCTACAACGCCCCGCGCCACGGCGACTTCGGCAACGACGACGCCGCGTCCTCGGATCCCGAGCTCGCCACCGCCTCCTCGTCGGGAGCCTCGGCCCACGCCCCCACGGGTACGTCCGACGGCCAGCGCACCGAGTAG